In Rhinolophus ferrumequinum isolate MPI-CBG mRhiFer1 chromosome 5 unlocalized genomic scaffold, mRhiFer1_v1.p scaffold_110_arrow_ctg1, whole genome shotgun sequence, one DNA window encodes the following:
- the PROSER2 gene encoding proline and serine-rich protein 2 has protein sequence MPINHQKSDSSDMDSDLSLSCRLSDLSRGGSLESRSSSSRSRSLTLDDESLKYLTHEEKDVILFFEETIDSLEDDLEEQVLSDSGVRCHSPRSVEGSTSSHSEPEDVIDLVQPRPAAGEPECLLEVPEAAGAGPVGKEDTPALACATQDAEASPPAAGSVPVPVPVPVPVPEAVPPPPSLPAAAAPAHARKELLSPPPAEHPKLPRSVPTPLVIAQKISEKLAGNEALSPTSAAKEGRPGEWRTPSAAAPGSGEHSLWHRHAAQPAPKTHRFPSNISVTNSAGREFNKTISKAAVNVQERKARVLANINGVSFLSVAELEERAPRSDVPEPRRSASPEQAARDQARAGSAPEAVSARAAGPAGAQQSRGVQTELCPPLANGFQSLHDVLKSEPSAFVSTGKTVTFRVDPALSSKLARQDASKSLYEHWQADCSQYARRRSGSLPRAVGFRPQGITVQFAGRGSTEEARREALRKLGLLKETL, from the exons GATGACGAGAGCCTGAAGTACCTCACACATGAGGAAAAGGATGTCATCCTCTTTTTTGAAGAGACTATTGATTCCCTGGAGGATGACCTAGAGGAGCAAGTCCTGAGTGACAGCGGGGTCCGCTGCCACTCACCGCGCTCTGTGGAAGGGAGCACTTCCAGTCACTCGGAGCCAGAGGACGTGATTGACCTAGTGCAGCCCAGACCTGCAGCCGGAGAGCCCGAGTGCCTTCTGGAGGTGCCTGAGGCAGCAG GGGCCGGACCTGTTGGGAAGGAAGACACTCCTGCCCTTGCGTGCGCGACACAAGATGCGGAGGCTTCTCCCCCTGCAGCCGGCTCGGTGCCGGTGCCGGTGCCGGTGCCGGTGCCGGTGCCGGAGGCTGTCCCTCCGCCGCCCTCCCTGCCTGCCGCGGCCGCGCCAGCCCACGCCCGGAAGGAGCTGCTCTCGCCTCCTCCAGCCGAGCACCCAAAACTGCCCCGCTCGGTTCCTACCCCGCTCGTTATCGCCCAGAAGATTTCTGAGAAGTTGGCCGGGAATGAAGCGCTGTCGCCCACGTCGGCCGCGAAGGAGGGCAGGCCCGGGGAATGGAGGACCCCGAGTGCCGCGGCCCCCGGGAGTGGAGAGCACTCGCTGTGGCACCGACACGCAGCCCAGCCCGCGCCCAAGACGCACCGCTTTCCCAGCAACATCAGCGTGACCAACAGCGCGGGCCGCGAGTTCAACAAGACCATCTCCAAGGCGGCGGTCAACGTGCAGGAGCGCAAAGCCCGGGTCCTGGCCAACATTAACGGCGTCTCTTTCCTGTCCGTGGCGGAGCTGGAGGAGCGCGCGCCGAGGAGCGACGTCCCGGAGCCGCGCAGAAGCGCCTCCCCGGAGCAGGCGGCGCGCGACCAGGCCCGGGCCGGCTCCGCCCCGGAAGCGGTGTCCGCGCGGGCGGCAGGGCCGGCGGGCGCCCAGCAGTCCCGCGGGGTGCAGACCGAGCTGTGCCCGCCGCTGGCCAACGGCTTCCAGAGCCTCCACGACGTCCTCAAGAGTGAGCCCAGTGCCTTCGTGTCCACGGGGAAGACTGTCACCTTCCGTGTGGACCCCGCTCTCAGCAGTAAACTTGCGCGGCAGGACGCCAGCAAGAGCCTGTACGAGCACTGGCAGGCGGACTGCAGCCAGTACGCCCGGAGGCGCTCGGGCTCGCTGCCCAGGGCTGTGGGCTTCAGGCCCCAGGGCATCACCGTTCAGTTCGCTGGCCGGGGCTCCACCGAGGAAGCCCGCCGGGAGGCCCTGCGGAAGCTCGGCCTGCTGAAGGAGACCTTGTGA